ATAACCTCTTCAGGCGATAACCGGAAATTGCAAGGTGTTTTAGAGCCGTTCATCCTGGGGTTGAGTATCGGGTCAAAACGGAATTTCACTCCTAATCCTTCAGCATATTCTTTTATATTCGAAAACTCATTCCGGTTTAAGGTCATTACCATGGTCTTCAGCCCTAAAGGGATTTTTCGCTCTAGAAGTAATTCAATACCCCTTTGACAGCGCTTAAATGAGCCAGGAATCCCGGTTACTTTTTCATAAGTCTCTTTAGTTGTACCATATAATGTAATCTCCACTATAAATGGCGGCCATTCAGCCAAATAATCGGCAATCTTTGGGGTAATGAGTGTCCCGTTAGTAAATAGAGAGATCAGGAAGCCTTTCTTCTTGGCGTAAGTGTAAATTTCCAAAAAGTCTTTTCGTAATAGAGGTTCCCCTCCGGTTAGCAACAGCCATAGACATCCTGCCTCGGCTATCTGGTCAAAGATAGAGAATACTTCTTCACTTGTGGTTTCCTTCTTTATTGCATCTTGATCATTCAGCGGCAAATTACAATAGCAATGAGCACAGCGAAGGTTGCAGCGAAAGGTGAGTTCAAATGATCCCAGAATTGGAATCCTCTTGGCTAC
The Nitrospinota bacterium genome window above contains:
- a CDS encoding radical SAM protein, whose translation is MECSHIPSISYAQFSERLHKQVVAKRIPILGSFELTFRCNLRCAHCYCNLPLNDQDAIKKETTSEEVFSIFDQIAEAGCLWLLLTGGEPLLRKDFLEIYTYAKKKGFLISLFTNGTLITPKIADYLAEWPPFIVEITLYGTTKETYEKVTGIPGSFKRCQRGIELLLERKIPLGLKTMVMTLNRNEFSNIKEYAEGLGVKFRFDPILNPRMNGSKTPCNFRLSPEEVIKLDLADEKRVKEWREFCERSIGPYQVDNLFSCGAGVSTFHVDPYGQMSSCEMVRFQNYDLRRGSFEEGWHHSIPEFLTLKPTSDYPCGQCELISLCGQCPGWAYLENGNPETPVEYLCQIAHLRAEAFNIKKL